The following nucleotide sequence is from Hevea brasiliensis isolate MT/VB/25A 57/8 chromosome 7, ASM3005281v1, whole genome shotgun sequence.
AACTGCTGGCATCACCACCAACAAATAAACTATTGAATATAGGAAAAAAGTTGAAACTGCTAAAAAACATAGGATTAGAATCGCCAATACATTAGATTCTCATTCCATTAGTTTTTTGTTATAACACCTAATTCTCTATATATGGTAGTGGTACAATGTTGTTTTGCTTAGAGTCATACAAAAATCCCTAAATCTCTCTGTTTTGCATTGTCCCCTTTCCAGGCTCTCTGGTTCTCTCCATCTCTTGCAGTCACAGTCTCCTTCCTTATCCTTCACCTTCAGTTCTTctctcattttccttttcttctcaCCCTGCAATCATAGTCATAGAGCCTCTCAAGTCACAGCCCACTCTCATCTTTGCCCATGAAGTATAGTGACGGAGGCAAACTTCAAATGAGTAAAGGTAGAGTAGCCGCAACCATTTTCCTCCTCGCTTTATGCAGTCATGCTTCTCACGATCTCACCTTCTCCAATAATCCCAGTTGCTGCCACGATCGAAGCTAGCATTCTGCCTCCCCATCCCTGTCCTTCTAACCTCAAGCTCTCACCTTTCATTGTCAATGTGCCTTCAGTTTGATTCCTCCACTATTTTGGGTATTATTCTATTAATGTTTTGGGTTATTGTGTTGATTGTTGAACTAGGAATTGTTGTGTAATCTGTAATGGGTGTTGATTTGGCTtaatatgcattttttttttcaattaattgaAAATTCTAGCATCTGAATATTGATTTCTTTTTTGTTTACGGAGAATTATTGGGTATTTGATTGAAATTTGCTCTACTATTTCATCATGGATTTCCATTCACTAACATCTTTGCTAATTAACAAACTTTTCGTTCATAGCAAAATCATTCTTTATATATTCCTTCAACGTAAAATTATGCAACTTACACATTTACCTACTCATACAGAACTCTATGCTATCAAAAAGATTAGTTTGGGATTAtattcttgtttttctttctagTCTTTCAGTCCATAGATTCTTATTCTTACCTTCACCCATGAAGCTAGGTTAGTTACCATATTGGCCTCTTGAGTACTGAAATTCCAGATTCTTATTCTCCAAAACTTTGAGCCATCATGGAGGAAACATTTGttcctttccatggtataaaaatGATCTCAAAGAAAGGCTTTTGTGCTAGAAACAAAACTGGAATGGTGGTTTCCGTGCCAGTATCAAGTTTCAAAAGTTGAAGCCAAAACATGAATCACCAAACCGAACCAAATTAATTGACTCAGTTTGGTTCTATCCATATTTTTAGCAGTTTGGTTCTCATATTTTAGCATTTTGGTTATCTGGTTTGTTTGATTCGGTTTGAAACCAAAGTAACCATTTGCACAACCCTAGTTGTTGCtactactaccaccaccaccagcccCTCAACTGCTGCCATCACCACCAACAAATAATCTACTGgatataggaaaaaaaaaaaagttgtattTACAACCAAACATAGGATTAGAATCACCATTACGTTAGATTCTCAttccattaatttttcattataccaCATTCCATTGTATCCTACAAAACATAATCTAAACGTATCATCAATTTACAAAGAAGTTCATTTAGCCTATATTAACCATGCTTCTAGACATAGGTAGAATATCTTATCCTCTAAATCATATATTGATATTTGAGGCAAGAATTTCGAGGAGCAAGGCCAAGCAAACAAGAAACAATCACACAGCTACCTCAACAAGGAATCTTAAGACTTCCAACTCCTATTTTGAAATAAAAGTAAGGATTAAagataaaagaataaaaaaattttaacgagAAAAAATTATAACAAGAAAACTCACATGCCATCACCAAACTCCTCATTAATAATTTCCTTGATGCTTTCACCAAAATGCAAAACCGCTTCATTCAACCTACAAATAttttatgtcccgaaaatattaaAGGACTACCCACTAGAttaaacaaacaaacaaacaaacaaacaaataaCTTAGAATAGAAATGTTCTCAGCATAGAGATTTATGAAAACAAGGATAGTGAAAATAGACAAAATTAAGTAAAATCACAAATTCCCTCAGCATCATCAGTAACATCCATAAGCTTGAATTACAAATTAGCAATTCTACAATCTTTAAAAGTGGATGCTATATTTATCACCCACCCATGAAATCTCTAATTCCCTAATCACTAAAAAGAAAGTGAAACAAGCAAGCAAATTGAAATACTGAGAAAAGATGAAAACCCACCTGTAAACGGTCGGTTCTTGGATCAGGTCGGGGCGGTAAGACCTCATGGGTGGTTTAGTCATCTCGTCAAGCAGAGAGTCAGTGAGTTCAGGCAGCGCAGCTCGTAGCTTTGAGGAGGTATCTGGTTTGAGTTGGGCCTGGCGTCTTAACAACTGAGCAACGTAGACATTGGTGAGGCCAGTCTCCTCCGCAATCTGAGTGTAGGTCTTGGCGGACCTCTTTTTCACATCCAACAGGCGTTTGGATATTTCCGATTTGGTCTCTATCGTTTCAGGAGTGAACGTCTTTGACATATTTCCTCTCTTCTATCTCTATGGTCGAGTCACTGAAAAACAAtgctgataaattttcagtttgtgGCTGCATAAAGgcgttttataattttctttgttttatttaCTATTATTTACCGCCGGCGGGTAGCCTCACGATTAACTCATGgctttatattaatataataattaaatatttttttatttaaaaatataataagagACAGAGATAAATTATTTAATGATTCACTCGTTAAATAtcacttttaattttttaataaattaattattatatgaaAAAATTAAGTCAATTTATAATTATCACTTTAGAGAGACTTTATTTGGATGtagctatttttttttcttattttaatgaaattataaaaaaagttGTTTAATGATTTcattttgtttaaatattttaatttttttatattgtattttttttaagaatttactttattttcattttctttaaatattaaaaataaaaataagtcaaattttaaatagcttaatttatttctttctttttaatcTCAAGCTAAGTTTGAATTCAATTAATTTCTTAAACtactaaaacatattaaatttaaatttaattattttaaatttatttaaaatataaatttgagctagtaaattattaaattattttaagtgAATTAGAATTTTATTGAAATATACTTAATAACTTTATGCCATCAAATGAAACCATGAAAGAAGCTTCTCTTTTTCACAGAGAAgctaattccttttttttttaaagccaATTCCTATCTCCCTCCTCACGTTTCGAATGTCATGAGAAATAGCATATGTAGTGCacaatttattttgtattttatttatttatttattatatattttatttatttctcttAAATCTATTTAGTTTAACCGGTAAATATAATTAATagcttataatatataattatttctgTTAATTGATGTTTGATAGTTAATAATAACTAATTTATATTAAAACTATGTTCAATAATATTAATCGTTCTAATATCCGTTAATTATATTTATAGTTATCATCAAATATCGAATAGTATAAGTAAGAGAAGTTGTATTTTAACTACATTAAATGTCACCTTAAAAATTATTACTAAACATGACTtaagtatttaataaaattttatctaaCTACTGTTGTTGGTGTGTAAAATGATTAATAACGATATATATATCATATTAATATTTtactataatttttataaaattattttaatattattatatataaaatgaattaaaattatttgtattttttattaaaagtaaATTGTCTtactttttatattaaataaagctaattgattatttattatattatgcaatgttaataattttaaatttttataaaatttttataaaatttttaaattatttaaaaataaatataatttatttaatttttagtattattTAGTAATTTATTTTGAAAGCACTCAAtaaatgttaaaatttaattaggaaaaaattaTCTCAGTTACAGCACAGCCAACACAACCATTCTCTCGTGCGTTTCAATGTTTGCAACTTTTGTTAACCTTTTTATGCACaccaaatttaatatatatacagttcggttatattttattttttaattttaataattaaatcgaataaaaatatgtatatatttttttaaattaaaacccAATGGCTTAACAAAAAAACCAACAAAGCCCAAAAATAAGAAGTCTATcaattggagggcccaggagccCAATAAAAGTGGATAGATATATCTTCCAGGGAAAGATAAAtacccccaaaaccctaaacgcCCATATCTCCCAAAAACCTCGTTTCTCACTCTCTTCGAGTGTCGCTTGCTTCCCAACAGAATGGCCCAAACCCTAGCTCGCTCTTTCATTTCTACCACCGCTCGCCGCCTCACTTACTTTAATCTTCTTCCCAAATGCCTCCTATCCACCACCACGGCTACCATAACGCGTCCTCCGTCTCCCCAACCTCTGCTTTTTTGCCGCCGACCATTGCTACCACTCTCTCACGCCGTACAGTCAATCAAACCTGGTGGTCCGACCCGATTGACTTCGATTCGATGCCGGGTTAACCGGTCGGGCAATTCCCCCTACTCACCTTTGAACTCGGGCTCTAATTTCAGTGACCGCCCTCCCAATGAGATGGCTCCGCTTTTCCCAGGATGTGATTACCAGCACTGGCTTATTGTCATGGACAAGCCTGGTGGAGAGGGCGCCACCAAGCAGCAGATGATTGATTGTTATATTCAAACCCTAGCCAAAGTTTTGGGCAGGTAAAGtgacttttctttcttttttcttttttttcccgcGGGTGTTAAATGATTATAAATTTTGGATGTTTGGTTGTTAATGTTGTTGATTTGGGTACTAGAgctgattgaaaattttatttgttgaCTGGATGAAAGGTTGGTTATTTTTGTTGAGTGTGCATGAATTCTGTTTGTTTTTTTGTCTCAGTGAGGAGGAAGCTAAAAAGAAGATTTACAATGTTTCATGTGAGAGGTATTTTGGATTCGGCTGTGAGATTGATGAGGAGACTTCAAACAAGctagaaggttttttttttttttttttttttcttttttttcattttctaataAGATACTCCTAATCGTGCTTTTATTTAGGGTctataaaatgattttttttttcctttttggggGTAACAGGCTTGCCTGGTGTTCTGTTTGTCCTGCCTGATTCTTATGTTGATCCTGAAAACAAAGATTATGGTGGTAAGCTTTTGCACTGCaaatcatctctctctctctctctctctctctctctctctctctctctctctctctctctctctatatatatatatatatatatatatatattctcttcTTTGTGTCTGTCCTTGTTTGTGAGTTTATAGATGAATGATGAAATCAATGTTAATCAGTCTTGATTTTGACAAGAGGCAGTGCAGTGCTTC
It contains:
- the LOC110633541 gene encoding cyanate hydratase isoform X1; protein product: MSKTFTPETIETKSEISKRLLDVKKRSAKTYTQIAEETGLTNVYVAQLLRRQAQLKPDTSSKLRAALPELTDSLLDEMTKPPMRSYRPDLIQEPTVYRLNEAVLHFGESIKEIINEEFGDGIMSAIDFYCSVDKVKGVDGKDRVVVTFDGKYLPHTEQKLEHMVSRLRLKEVNQS
- the LOC110633541 gene encoding cyanate hydratase isoform X2, producing the protein MSKTFTPETIETKSEISKRLLDVKKRSAKTYTQIAEETGLTNVYVAQLLRRQAQLKPDTSSKLRAALPELTDSLLDEMTKPPMRSYRPDLIQEPTVYSMSAIDFYCSVDKVKGVDGKDRVVVTFDGKYLPHTEQKLEHMVSRLRLKEVNQS
- the LOC110633536 gene encoding multiple organellar RNA editing factor 2, chloroplastic; this encodes MAQTLARSFISTTARRLTYFNLLPKCLLSTTTATITRPPSPQPLLFCRRPLLPLSHAVQSIKPGGPTRLTSIRCRVNRSGNSPYSPLNSGSNFSDRPPNEMAPLFPGCDYQHWLIVMDKPGGEGATKQQMIDCYIQTLAKVLGSEEEAKKKIYNVSCERYFGFGCEIDEETSNKLEGLPGVLFVLPDSYVDPENKDYGAELFVNGEIVQRSPERQRRVEPQPQRANDRPRYNDRTRYVRRRENMR